A section of the Haliaeetus albicilla chromosome 6, bHalAlb1.1, whole genome shotgun sequence genome encodes:
- the CD4 gene encoding T-cell surface glycoprotein CD4: MESCSTVVSTTLAVFLVLHLGLIPIMAQQNKPEIGIAGQEVILKCRDIPHEKRVTWKYEYGSETSSLLTKLIFSKGKAAMTDRSEINSNSKDLRVLDLKLSDAGTYICESGSHRVTISLHVFKLTVSYDGHFLSNEVPELTLMQNSSHTLPDLNITLFNSNNSIVRPRILEKTQEKYILELKQLEATDSGTWMCHVQSASPLINWNISFDVKVLGFQNTDLERKYATADSTVILSWHLNFRKIKWKEGFTGQLNWKQQESATAHELLDFNVTARGEQHETKKSSRFQYEIRKPESTIELKLPKVHFNHSGQYQCQLAYNRRYVQSKIELVVMKVSANPAGPLPRGAEMTLTCQVSSPLPSNAHLRWERVNGTQTDIKKSKQNEVKVEVNVSAAGLWNCHLIEENDKKISLNYHVEEAPVWIIYVIIGASIGGSLLVFGLACLGIISGISWQRRRQRAKRMARARQYLLENKTCQCQHRLNK; encoded by the exons ATGGAGTCATGCAGCACAGTGGTGAGCACCACACTTGCCGTCTTCTTGGTTCTGCATCTGG GTCTGATCCCCATTATGGctcagcaaaacaaaccagagaTTGGGATTGCAGGACAGGAGGTGATCCTGAAATGCAGAGACATACCTCATGAGAAACGTGTGACCTGGAAGTATGA ATATGGCTCAGAAACCTCTTCCCTCCTAACCAAGCTTATTTTTTCAAAAGGCAAAGCTGCCATGACCGATCGATCTGAAATCAACTCCAACAGTAAAGACCTGAGGGTGTTGGACTTAAAGCTCTCCGATGCTGGCACCTACATCTGTGAATCTGGCTCTCACAGAGTCACTATCTCACTGCATGTCTTTAAAT tgaCGGTCTCTTATGATGGGCACTTCCTGTCAAATGAAGTCCCTGAGCTGACTTTAATGCAAAATTCATCCCACACTCTGCCAGATCTCAACATCACATTGTTTAACAGTAACAATAGCATAGTAAGACCAAGAATCTTAGAAAAGACccaagaaaaatacatactgGAGTTAAAGCAACTGGAGGCTACGGACAGCGGGACCTGGATGTGTCACGTCCAATCAGCCTCTCCATTGATTAATTGGAACATCTCCTTTGATGTGAAGGTATTAG GTTTTCAGAATACAGATTTGGAAAGAAAGTATGCAACTGCTGATAGCACTGTCATCTTGTCATGGCATCTGAACTTCcggaaaataaaatggaaagaaggtTTCACAGGACAGCTGAATTGGAAACAACAGGAAAGTGCAACTGCTCATGAGCTACTTGATTTCAACGTCACAGCACGAGGAGAGCAGCATGAGACCAAAAAAAGCAGCCGCTTTCAGTATGAGATAAGAAAACCTGAAAGTACCATAGAACTGAAACTCCCCAAAGTCCATTTCAACCACTCTGGGCAGTACCAGTGCCAGCTGGCATACAATAGAAGATATGTGCAGAGCAAGATAGAGCTGGTGGTGATGAAAG TCTCAGCTAACCCTGCTGGGCCACTCCCCAGAGGGGCCGAGATGACCCTGACCTGCCAGGTCTCTAGTCCACTCCCATCCAATGCCCACTTGCGCTGGGAACGTGTGAATGGGACTCAGACGGACATCAAGAAGTCAAAGCAGAATGAAGTAAAAGTGGAGGTGAATGtcagtgctgcagggctgtggaaCTGTCACCTCATAGAAGAAAATGACAAGAAGATCAGCCTTAATTACCACGTGG AGGAAGCTCCTGTTTGGATTATCTATGTGATAATTGGAGCAAGTATTGGAGGCAGTTTATTGGTGTTTGGTCTTGCATGCCTGGGCATCATCAGTGGTATAAGCTGGCAGCGGAGAAGG CAACGGGCAAAAAGGATGGCACGAGCAAGACAATACTTGCTGGAAAACAAGACATGTCAGTGTCAACA CCGGTTGAATAAGTAG